The Pseudodesulfovibrio sediminis genome includes the window GCCAACGAAATGGACCCCAGGGTCAAGCCGATGATCAGACATCCCAAGGTAGTGCCCATGATGAAAGCCGAGGTCAGGGAAAAGACCCGCCGCCCCTGTTTTTCTCCATACACAAACGGCGCAAGCACCAGCCACGAATGCCCGCAGGGGTTGATACCATGGACCAGCCCAAGGACAAGACTGCTCTGCAATGCCACCCAGAATATTGAATCGAGTTCCATACTGTTCTCTTCTTTGTTTGAAAAACATATTGTTTGAACTTCAAAGCATCTATCCGCAAACTAGTTTGATTGTCAAGCGACTTTGCATGGCGTCACTTACACAGAATTATTTGACGGCAGCCGCATACGCAGCCAATCGATCATCAAGCGTCCCGGTATGCAGTTCAAAGAGATGATTGTCGTGGTCATGAAAATAGAGAGAACGCCCTTCTCCACCTATTCGAGAACGGCTGGCACGAACCTCGACGCCATATTCGTGGACACGCTTTTCATAGGCGTCAAATTCCGCATCAGGGATTTTGAAGGCAAGATGATTGTAGGTCTTGTCGCGCAGCGCGTCTCCTTTCATGATCGCCAGCCAGACATCACAGATACGGAAGAATCGTTCAGGAGAAAGAGAATGGTGGGCATCGCCGCTGTCGTAGACCTGCTCGGCGTCAAAAATCGTTGTCAAAAAATCAGTCATACGGTCAAGATCATGGACGATCAGGGTTATATGACTCAGCCCTTGGATCATTGCCCTGACACGCTTTCGCCGCCAAAGAGTTTCCACGCCAGCATGCCCCAGGTCAGATTATGAACGTCCGTGTAGCCGCCCTGCATGAGTTGGCGGGCCACCGGCGGTGAACGGTGACCGGTCATGCAGACCACGACCACGGGCTTGAGGGGATCAGGCGAAACCATGGCCAGCTCCGCCAGGGTAGCGGGATACGGCACATTGACTGCGCCGGGAATATGAAAATACGCGTATTCAGCAGGACTGCGCACATCAATGATGACCGGCCCGGCCCCCTGTTCCCGGACGGCCTTGAGCGACCACGGGGCCATGGGAGGGACACCGGCCACATACCACCAGCCGAGATCCCACGCCACCAGTATGAACAGAAGGAAAAGAACGAAGCGAAGTCCCCTCATGTCTCACCCCAACTCAAAAGAGGTGATGCCGTACACCTTTTTCAGGGCCACGTCTGGCGCGCCACCGGTATACATGCGTACGGTAGCAAAGATTTCGTGCAGGCCATGTCGTTTGACCAGTTCAAGCGCGGCCTTGTTGGGCGAGATGACATCAAGATACACGGGTTCATCGGGCACCGATGCTTTGAGCGCCCTGTAGAGCATCTCTGCGACTCCGGCACTGTCAGCAAACAGCGGTCCGATTTTGTACCCCGACTTGCAGGGACGAATAACGCCGAATCCAGTCAGCCTGTCCCTGTCCACAACGCCAAACGCCGTGACGACCGACGGCGACAGCCACGCTTGCAAAAAGGCATCCCGTGCAGCCGGAAAGCACTGGCGGTCATATTCGGCGACCATAGCCATATCGAGCTGTTGCAACGGGGTCACGCCATCCGGTTTGGTGCCGCCGCCCACGCCCTCATATCGAGCTGATCTGTAAAAAGTAGTGAATCCGGCTTTCTTGTACGTCTGCTCCTGCTCGATAACGGCATCCAGCCCGACATTGCGCCCTTCAAGGTAGGTCATGGCGTGGTTCCACAGATCCAGCCCATACCCTTTGCCCCGCATGGCAGGGACCACGATATACAACCCGATAAATCCGAAACCGCTGCCGTATCGCACAGCGGAGATGGTGCCGACAGGCTCACCGTTCAGCTCGGAGATGAAAAAGCCATCGGGATCAGCGGCATAAAAACTCGCACCGTCAGTCAGGCCCGGATTCCACCCTTCCGCGGCTGCCAATGTAATGGCAACATCCATATCCTCACGGGTCATTGTCCGGATTATCGGTCTGTCTGCCATGATCGCCTCCTGTGCGAACTCGCTGTATCTGCTTAGTGCCCCAATAAAGACAAATCGAGTAACGTCCCGAAAAAGAGCACCACGGAAATCACGCCGTTCATGGTAAAGAATGCCACGTTGACGCGACTCATGTCATCCTCTTTGACCAGCAGATGCTCTGCCGTGAGGATCACGCCCACAATGGCTGCCACGGTAACATAGATTGCCCCCAGCCCGGCGGCCCAGCCTGCCAGCAGGAACAGGACGGCGGTGAGCACGTGGCTCAGGGTGGAGATGCCAAGTGCGGCGGCCACGCCCAGCTGTGAGGGGATGGAGTGCAGGCCGCGCTCCCGATCAAAGTCAGCATCCTGACAGGCATAGAGCAGGTCGAACCCGGCAACCCACATGGTCACGCCGCAGAAAAGCAGCGCCGCGGGCAGCGTGACCTGCGGGTCCACGCACAGCCAGCCGGCCACAGGGGCCAGCCCCAGCACCATGCCCAGCACGAAGTGACACCAATAGGTGAACCGCTTGCAAAAGGAATAAAAGGCGGACAGTCCGAGCGCGACAGGTGACAGCATGAAGCAGAGCGGGTTCATCATGGCACAGGCCACGATAAAGACCACAGCCATGGCCACGATAAAGACCAGCGTAAACCCGGTGGACAGCTCGCCGGTAACCAGTTCGCGTTTCTGGGTACGCGGATTCTCCCGGTCAATATCCAGATCCGCATACCGGTTGAAGGCCATGGCAAAGGAACGGACCGACACCATGGCGATGGTCAACACGACAAGGTTGTAAAGCCCCGGCCAGCCGTCGGCGGCCAGAAATGCGCCCATATAGGCAAAAGGCAAGGCAAAAATCGAGTGCTCGATCTTTATCATACGGCAGATGGTATTGAGGTTTTTGAGTATACTCACGTAATGCCTCCGGCGGCTGAGAAAGTAGAGAGCGCGCTGCGCCCGATTAATATTTATTGACCATCAAGGCTCCTGCCACAAGCAGGATCACGCCCAGAATACGTTGCCATGAGATCATGCGTACATCAAATGTGATCAATCCGAAATGATCCAGAATCAATGCTGCCAGGAACTGTCCGGCCAGCAGCCATGCCATCATGGTGGCCGCGCCCAGTTGCCCGGCAAGGACAATGGTCGAGAACACGAAAAACGCGCCGAAACAACCACCTATCCACGCCCACGCCGGAGCGGTCCCGACCATGGTCAGGGTCGGCAGCGGCGATCGGGTGATCAACCCATATGCCAGCAGAGCGAGCGTGCCGACGCCAAAGGAAACCGTGGCAGCCCATATGGGATCCCCCAGCGACCCACGCAACCGCAGATTGACTCCGGCCTGAATGGGCAACAACGCCCCGGCCAACAGGGCGTAACAGACATAGATCCATTTCATGCAAATCTCCGCCAAACAAGTCTTGATATTCTCTAGAGTTAACAGGCCCATTTTTTTCAGAGCGTTTTCCAAAGTATCGAGAGTACCCGTGTTTGCTGCCTTCGTCCATGAATTAAGAAGGCGACCCCCCACACAAAATTGTCGAATGCTTGTAACTCAAGTGCCATTCACTCTGTACGAGGAAGCCGTAGGAAAGGACAACACACAATCCACATCAGGAGGCATCCATGACCCAGCATCAACTGAAAGAAATCAAGACGCATCTGATTCAAGGACTTCACGCCGTGACGGAACAGGCAAAGTCGACCGTGCTGACGGTCGAGAACTGCCCGGACGAAACCGACTTCGCCACCCAACTGACCCAGCAGGGGGTGAACGTGGCCATACAGCATCGCAGGTCGGTCCGTATCCTCGAACTGGAAACCGCCCTCAAACGTCTGTCCGAGACCGAGTACGGCGTGTGCGAAGAATGTGGTGACGATATCGGCGTAGCCCGGCTCAAGGCCAATCCGTCGACCAGACTGTGCGTCTGCTGCCAGTCCGCCATCGAAGACGGCCTGACACGCTGCGCTTAACCTCAGCGCCTCACGCGGAGAACATCAATGGCTGATTTCACATTCAAAGTGGACATGCACGTCCATTCCAGGTTTTCCACCCGTCCTTCACAGTGGCTGCTGCAAAAGATCGGATGCCCGGAAAGCTTCACGGAGCCTATCGCCCTCTACAACAGGGCGTGCGCACGCGGCATGGACATGGTCACCATCACCGACCACAACACCATTGCCGGTTCGCTTGAAATTGCGCATCTGCCGAACTCCTTCATCTCCGAAGAGATCACCACCTACTTCCCGGAAGACAAATGCAAGCTCCATGTGCTCGCCTACAACATAACCGAGGCGCAGCATGAGGATATCCAGCACTACCGCGACAACGTGTTCGAGCTGGTCCCCTACCTGCGTGAAACCCGCATCACACATGTCCTGGCCCATCCGCTCTTCGGAGTGAATGACCGACTGACGCCCGCTCACTTCGAGCAGGCGCTTCTCCTCTTTGACGTGTTCGAGGAGAACGGCACCCGTGATGCACGCCAGAACCAGACCCTGCGCAGCATCCTCACCCGCCTGACCCCGGTGGACATGGAGCGGCTCGCCAACACCTACGACATCGCGCCTCATGGCGAGACCCCGTGGGAAAAAGGGCTTACCGGCGGTTCGGACGACCACAGCTCCCTCAACATCGCGCGCATGTATACCCGATTCACAGGCAAAACAAACGTGACCTCCGTCATCAACGGCATCCGCACGCACACCTGCGCCCCCGGCGGCACGGCAGCCACGCCCAGAACCATGGCGCACAACCTCTACGGCATCGGCTACCAGTTCTACCGTTCGCGCATGGGCACACTGCGCCCGGAAGCCACCGAACACCTCTGCTTCCGGTTCATCAAATCCGTACTCTCTCCGGGGAAGGAGGAAAAACCCTCCATCACCTCGCTCTTCCAGCGCATCATCGGGCGCGGCAAGGCCACCCTGCACCGCGAACTCGGCCCCAACGACTCCGTCCAGGAGATGCTGCTCAAGGAGGCCGGGGACATTATCGCCCACGACCCCACGCTCATGAAAATCGCGCGTGGCAAGATCGACGATGTCATCGTCCTCGAAAAGGAATGGGCGCGGTTCGTTTCCATGGCCGCCAACCGGGTGCTCGCCCAGTTCGCGGACCGTATTCTCAACTCCGTACTCGGTGCCAATCTCTTTGACGTCTTCCATTCCATAGGCTCTGCCGGGTCGCTCTACACGCTCCTGGCCCCCTACTTCGTGGGCTATGATCTCTTCTCCACGGAACGAAAATTCTCCCGCGACTGCCTTGCCCGGTTTCGCAAAAAGGACGACCGCTCATCGCAGGACCTCAAGATCGCCCACTTCACCGACACCTTTGACGAGATCAATGGCGTGGCCCGGACCATACGCCAGCAGCTCGCCATGGTCGCGCGCCACGGAAAGGACATGACCGTCATTACCTGCGGAGCCTCGGCAGACGTGCCAGGCGCCGTCTCTTTTGAACCGGTAGGCCGATTCACCATCCCGGATTACCCCGAAATCGTCCTCTCCTATCCGCCCTTTCTCGACATGCTCACACATTGCTTCGAGCAGGAATACGATTGCATCCTGGCCGCCACCCCCGGCCCGGTCGGACTGGCCGCCCTGGCGATTGCCCAAATCCTGAAGCTGCCCTTCCACGGCACCTATCACACTGCCTTCCCGGAATACGTGGGCGCGATAACCGAAGACGCCACCCTCGAAGACGGTTGCTGGCGCTACATGAGCTGGTTCTACAACCAGATGCAGGTCATCTACGCCCCCTCGGAAGCCACCAAGTTCGAGCTGGCTGATCGCGGTATCGACCCGGAAAAGATCGTCACCTATCCCCGCGGCGTGGACACCGAACGGTTCCATCCGAACAAACGGAACGGCTTTTACAACACCTTCAATGTCGGCTCCCGCATCAAGCTCCTCTACGTGGGCCGCGTGTCACAGGAAAAAGGGCTTGATGTGCTCACCGAAGCCTTCAAAAAAGTCTCCAAAATGCGCAACTCGCTCCAGCTCATCGTGGTCGGAGACGGTCCCTATCTCAAGACCATGCAGCGGCAACTCAGGAACGCGCCCGTGACCTTCACCGGCGTGCTCAAAGGTGAAGCGCTCACCCAGGCATACGCCTCCGCAGACCTGTTCGTGTTCCCGTCCGCAACCGACACCTTCGGCAACGTGGTCCTCGAAGCACAGGCCTCGGGACTGCCTGTCATCGTCACAGACAAGGGCGGCCCCGCCGAGAACGTCCTGCCCAATGAGACCGGACTCATCATCCCCGCAAACAACCCCGACTCGCTGCTCCGCGCCATCATCCACATGGTCGATACGCCGGAACGCATCGAATACATGCGGCTCAAGGCGCGGGCACATGTCGAGAACCGCACCTTTGACGCCACCTTTCTGAAAACCTGGGAAATATTCGGCGATCACGTCGCGGCGTAAGCGTGCAAAAGGAGAAGATGCCTCCGGCGGCGTAAGAACCTTTTGAAAAGGGTCTTACGAATCTCCAAAACTGTTTGGTGCGCCGTAGGCGAGGATGTGGGAGAGCGGGAAGGTTTGTTGTCGAAGGTCCGGCGGAAGTAAAAAACTTTCGTATTCACGGAGATAAAAAAAGGCGCATCATGACTTAGCATGATGCGCCGAATAGTTGTATTCCGTTTCCCGATTTGCCAACCGGCTTGTGGCTGACGGGCTGCCTTGTCAAAGGCGTACCGGGAGGCTCAGGCCCTCGGCCTTGAGCGGGTTCAGGGCTGGTCGCTCCTAGCCCCGGATTTTCTCCAGAAAGCCTGTTGTGGAGTAGCCTTCAAGCAGCGGCAGGCTGTGCACCTGGCCACCGGCTTTTTCAACGACATCCGCGCCAACGATGGCATCGACCGCCCAGTCTCCGCCTTTGACGAGGACTTGCGGGCGGCACGCCTTGATCAGCTCAAGGGGCGTGGATTCGTGAAAGATGACGATATAATCCACGCAGGTCAGACCAGCGAGGACAAAAGCGCGTTCTTCCTGGCTGTTGAGAGGGCGGTCATCGCCTTTGCCGAGCATCTTGACGGACTCGTC containing:
- the fosX gene encoding FosX/FosE/FosI family fosfomycin resistance hydrolase encodes the protein MIQGLSHITLIVHDLDRMTDFLTTIFDAEQVYDSGDAHHSLSPERFFRICDVWLAIMKGDALRDKTYNHLAFKIPDAEFDAYEKRVHEYGVEVRASRSRIGGEGRSLYFHDHDNHLFELHTGTLDDRLAAYAAAVK
- a CDS encoding rhodanese-like domain-containing protein; amino-acid sequence: MRGLRFVLFLLFILVAWDLGWWYVAGVPPMAPWSLKAVREQGAGPVIIDVRSPAEYAYFHIPGAVNVPYPATLAELAMVSPDPLKPVVVVCMTGHRSPPVARQLMQGGYTDVHNLTWGMLAWKLFGGESVSGQ
- a CDS encoding GNAT family N-acetyltransferase, which gives rise to MADRPIIRTMTREDMDVAITLAAAEGWNPGLTDGASFYAADPDGFFISELNGEPVGTISAVRYGSGFGFIGLYIVVPAMRGKGYGLDLWNHAMTYLEGRNVGLDAVIEQEQTYKKAGFTTFYRSARYEGVGGGTKPDGVTPLQQLDMAMVAEYDRQCFPAARDAFLQAWLSPSVVTAFGVVDRDRLTGFGVIRPCKSGYKIGPLFADSAGVAEMLYRALKASVPDEPVYLDVISPNKAALELVKRHGLHEIFATVRMYTGGAPDVALKKVYGITSFELG
- a CDS encoding UbiA-like polyprenyltransferase; its protein translation is MSILKNLNTICRMIKIEHSIFALPFAYMGAFLAADGWPGLYNLVVLTIAMVSVRSFAMAFNRYADLDIDRENPRTQKRELVTGELSTGFTLVFIVAMAVVFIVACAMMNPLCFMLSPVALGLSAFYSFCKRFTYWCHFVLGMVLGLAPVAGWLCVDPQVTLPAALLFCGVTMWVAGFDLLYACQDADFDRERGLHSIPSQLGVAAALGISTLSHVLTAVLFLLAGWAAGLGAIYVTVAAIVGVILTAEHLLVKEDDMSRVNVAFFTMNGVISVVLFFGTLLDLSLLGH
- a CDS encoding DMT family transporter, with translation MKWIYVCYALLAGALLPIQAGVNLRLRGSLGDPIWAATVSFGVGTLALLAYGLITRSPLPTLTMVGTAPAWAWIGGCFGAFFVFSTIVLAGQLGAATMMAWLLAGQFLAALILDHFGLITFDVRMISWQRILGVILLVAGALMVNKY
- a CDS encoding TraR/DksA family transcriptional regulator: MTQHQLKEIKTHLIQGLHAVTEQAKSTVLTVENCPDETDFATQLTQQGVNVAIQHRRSVRILELETALKRLSETEYGVCEECGDDIGVARLKANPSTRLCVCCQSAIEDGLTRCA
- a CDS encoding glycosyltransferase, encoding MADFTFKVDMHVHSRFSTRPSQWLLQKIGCPESFTEPIALYNRACARGMDMVTITDHNTIAGSLEIAHLPNSFISEEITTYFPEDKCKLHVLAYNITEAQHEDIQHYRDNVFELVPYLRETRITHVLAHPLFGVNDRLTPAHFEQALLLFDVFEENGTRDARQNQTLRSILTRLTPVDMERLANTYDIAPHGETPWEKGLTGGSDDHSSLNIARMYTRFTGKTNVTSVINGIRTHTCAPGGTAATPRTMAHNLYGIGYQFYRSRMGTLRPEATEHLCFRFIKSVLSPGKEEKPSITSLFQRIIGRGKATLHRELGPNDSVQEMLLKEAGDIIAHDPTLMKIARGKIDDVIVLEKEWARFVSMAANRVLAQFADRILNSVLGANLFDVFHSIGSAGSLYTLLAPYFVGYDLFSTERKFSRDCLARFRKKDDRSSQDLKIAHFTDTFDEINGVARTIRQQLAMVARHGKDMTVITCGASADVPGAVSFEPVGRFTIPDYPEIVLSYPPFLDMLTHCFEQEYDCILAATPGPVGLAALAIAQILKLPFHGTYHTAFPEYVGAITEDATLEDGCWRYMSWFYNQMQVIYAPSEATKFELADRGIDPEKIVTYPRGVDTERFHPNKRNGFYNTFNVGSRIKLLYVGRVSQEKGLDVLTEAFKKVSKMRNSLQLIVVGDGPYLKTMQRQLRNAPVTFTGVLKGEALTQAYASADLFVFPSATDTFGNVVLEAQASGLPVIVTDKGGPAENVLPNETGLIIPANNPDSLLRAIIHMVDTPERIEYMRLKARAHVENRTFDATFLKTWEIFGDHVAA
- the rfaE2 gene encoding D-glycero-beta-D-manno-heptose 1-phosphate adenylyltransferase — its product is MSLPENSKLMSIRTFLKRKADFMPGHKLVFTNGCFDILHAGHVDLLTRARALGDSLILGLNSDESVKMLGKGDDRPLNSQEERAFVLAGLTCVDYIVIFHESTPLELIKACRPQVLVKGGDWAVDAIVGADVVEKAGGQVHSLPLLEGYSTTGFLEKIRG